In a genomic window of Microterricola viridarii:
- a CDS encoding APC family permease produces MSSSPSTAQASPARAGAPAPERRKLGVLAVAFLIVAASAPLTVIAGGVTSTFSVTHVAGVPLGFLILAAALAIFAIGYAAMSRFINNAGAFYAYVAQGIGRPTGVGASLVALVAYNMMQLGIWGMFGFQVSMLIGEKTGLDIPWWVGVLVGIVIVGIMGVNRVDLSAKVLGVLVALEFLVVIVFDVVAFTNPAAGFSTEPMSPAALFVPGVGAVFAFGIAAFMGFEQAAIYGEESKDPRRTIPRATFLAVAVIGVFYALSAWALALGIGVDKITDPAGISGEEAGPPLFFGFVAENLGVIWVDIMSVLFITSIFAALVSFHNAVARYFFSLAREGVLPAKLAAVRQSTGAPWVGSLAQSVIAVIVVIAFAVGEAGWNPESGPYPVITLFTWLTNTGALGLVLLMAVVSLAVIGFFRKDARGVGVGSRLVAPIVSAVALAAILLLILSNFDVLLGQPESNATTFLLPAIAILPGVIGIVWAYVIKRRRPEVYARIGHGADAGDAQLGDA; encoded by the coding sequence GTGAGCAGCTCACCCTCGACGGCCCAAGCCAGCCCTGCGCGAGCAGGGGCGCCGGCGCCGGAACGCCGCAAGCTCGGCGTCCTCGCCGTTGCCTTCCTCATCGTTGCCGCCTCGGCCCCGCTCACCGTGATCGCCGGCGGCGTGACCTCGACCTTCTCGGTGACCCATGTCGCCGGCGTCCCGCTCGGCTTCCTGATCTTGGCGGCGGCGCTCGCCATCTTCGCGATCGGCTACGCGGCGATGAGCCGCTTCATCAACAATGCGGGCGCCTTCTACGCCTACGTCGCCCAGGGAATCGGCCGCCCGACCGGCGTCGGCGCCTCGCTCGTGGCGCTCGTCGCCTACAACATGATGCAACTGGGCATCTGGGGCATGTTCGGCTTCCAGGTATCGATGCTCATCGGCGAGAAGACGGGACTCGACATCCCGTGGTGGGTGGGCGTGCTCGTCGGCATCGTCATCGTCGGCATCATGGGCGTGAACCGGGTTGACCTCTCGGCCAAGGTGCTCGGCGTGCTCGTCGCGCTCGAGTTCCTCGTCGTGATCGTCTTCGACGTGGTCGCGTTCACCAACCCCGCCGCCGGCTTCTCCACCGAGCCGATGAGCCCGGCTGCTCTGTTCGTTCCCGGCGTCGGAGCCGTCTTCGCCTTCGGCATCGCCGCGTTCATGGGCTTTGAGCAGGCCGCCATCTACGGCGAGGAGTCGAAGGACCCGCGCCGCACCATCCCGCGCGCCACCTTCCTCGCCGTCGCCGTGATCGGCGTCTTCTACGCGCTCTCCGCCTGGGCACTCGCCCTCGGCATCGGCGTCGACAAGATCACCGACCCCGCCGGCATCTCCGGCGAGGAGGCCGGCCCGCCGCTGTTCTTCGGCTTCGTCGCCGAGAACCTCGGCGTCATCTGGGTCGACATCATGTCGGTGCTGTTCATCACGAGCATCTTCGCCGCGCTGGTCAGCTTCCACAACGCCGTCGCCCGGTACTTCTTCTCCCTGGCCCGCGAGGGCGTGCTGCCCGCCAAGCTCGCCGCCGTGCGCCAGAGCACCGGGGCCCCCTGGGTCGGCTCGCTCGCCCAGAGCGTCATCGCCGTCATCGTCGTGATCGCCTTCGCCGTCGGCGAGGCCGGCTGGAACCCGGAATCCGGGCCATACCCCGTCATCACCCTCTTCACCTGGCTCACCAACACGGGCGCCCTCGGCCTGGTGCTGCTCATGGCGGTGGTCTCGCTGGCGGTGATCGGGTTCTTCCGCAAGGACGCCCGCGGCGTCGGCGTCGGCAGCAGGCTCGTTGCGCCAATCGTCTCGGCCGTGGCGCTGGCCGCGATCCTCCTGCTGATCCTCAGCAACTTCGACGTGCTGCTCGGCCAGCCGGAGTCGAACGCGACGACCTTCCTGCTGCCGGCCATCGCGATCCTGCCCGGGGTCATCGGCATCGTCTGGGCGTACGTCATCAAGCGCCGTCGTCCAGAGGTCTATGCCCGCATCGGGCATGGGGCGGATGCCGGTGACGCTCAGCTCGGGGACGCCTAG
- a CDS encoding primary-amine oxidase, with protein sequence MTHTPDTLHSHAAATSEPAAVRHPLDPLTAEELSAGRAILVAAGLLGETVRCAQVLPVEPDKEAVAGFRTGDAIERRVHYVLLDIATGVASEAVVSITGNAVVEQLSLATDQPPYGQPQYLFEEYDRAAAIAKASPEWRAAMARRGLADRIELAFCAPLAPGFFGRDDEVGRRVIRSLTFLRDFEEDSPWAHPVEGLIVHIDLTTGGVIRVEDDGDVPVPAASGNYGVDAIGPARTTLKPIEITQPEGPSFHVDGSHVEWENWKFRVGFNAREGLVLNQVSFRDGDEDRPVLHRASVPEMVVPYGDTSSTRFWISYFDAGEYLLGKNANSLTLGCDCLGVIHYFDGFVADDHGHPVKIPQVVCMHEEDYGILWKHTDLQGKSEVRRSRRLVVSYFSTIGNYDYGFFWYFYLDGTIQVEAKATGIVFAGAGHPGEANPHAPEIAPGIFAPVHQHLFCARLDVAIDGEDNVLREIDVVGIPIGEKNPYGNAFTWTSTPLRTEQEAQRLAAPAAGRVWEVASAHRTNHVGKPTAYRLHPQGGPTLMAQPESTVHGRATFATKHLWGTAFDAAERFPAGDYPNAHQGGAGLPAWTAADRDLDGTDIVLWHVFGPTHVPRPEDWPIMPVDYSGFMLKPHGFLDRNPAMDVPDGVRPGAGACASTGDAECRCAH encoded by the coding sequence ATGACGCACACCCCCGACACCCTCCACTCCCACGCGGCCGCGACGAGCGAGCCCGCCGCGGTGCGGCACCCGCTCGACCCGCTCACGGCGGAGGAGCTCAGCGCCGGTCGCGCCATCCTGGTGGCGGCCGGCCTGCTCGGCGAGACCGTCCGGTGCGCCCAGGTGCTGCCCGTCGAGCCGGACAAGGAGGCCGTTGCCGGCTTCCGCACGGGCGATGCGATCGAGCGCCGGGTGCACTACGTGCTGCTCGACATCGCCACCGGCGTCGCCTCCGAGGCCGTCGTCTCGATCACCGGCAACGCCGTCGTCGAACAGCTCTCCCTCGCCACCGACCAGCCGCCGTACGGCCAGCCGCAGTACCTGTTCGAGGAATACGACCGCGCCGCCGCGATCGCCAAGGCCTCGCCGGAGTGGCGCGCGGCGATGGCCCGCCGCGGCCTCGCCGACCGCATCGAGCTCGCCTTCTGCGCACCGCTGGCCCCCGGATTCTTCGGCCGCGACGACGAGGTGGGGCGCCGCGTCATCCGCTCGCTCACCTTCCTGCGCGACTTCGAGGAGGACAGCCCGTGGGCGCACCCCGTCGAGGGCCTGATCGTGCACATCGACCTCACGACCGGCGGTGTCATCCGGGTCGAGGATGACGGTGACGTGCCGGTGCCGGCCGCCTCCGGCAACTACGGCGTCGACGCGATCGGCCCGGCCCGCACCACGCTGAAGCCGATCGAGATCACCCAGCCGGAGGGCCCGAGCTTCCACGTGGACGGCTCGCACGTGGAGTGGGAGAACTGGAAGTTCCGGGTCGGCTTCAACGCCCGCGAGGGTCTCGTGCTGAACCAGGTCAGCTTCCGCGACGGCGACGAGGACCGTCCCGTGCTGCACCGGGCCAGCGTGCCCGAGATGGTGGTGCCCTACGGCGACACCAGCTCGACCCGGTTCTGGATCAGCTATTTCGACGCCGGCGAGTACCTGCTCGGCAAGAACGCGAACTCGCTGACCCTCGGCTGCGACTGCCTCGGCGTCATCCACTACTTCGACGGCTTCGTCGCCGACGACCACGGCCACCCGGTCAAGATCCCGCAGGTCGTCTGCATGCACGAGGAGGACTACGGGATCCTCTGGAAGCACACCGACCTGCAGGGCAAGAGCGAGGTGCGCCGCAGCCGCCGCCTCGTGGTCAGCTACTTCTCCACCATCGGCAACTACGACTACGGCTTCTTCTGGTATTTCTACCTCGACGGCACGATCCAGGTCGAGGCCAAGGCCACCGGCATCGTGTTCGCCGGTGCCGGCCACCCCGGCGAGGCCAACCCGCACGCACCGGAGATCGCCCCCGGCATCTTCGCGCCCGTGCACCAGCACCTGTTCTGCGCGCGCCTGGACGTCGCCATCGACGGCGAGGACAACGTGCTGCGCGAGATCGACGTCGTCGGCATCCCGATCGGCGAGAAGAACCCGTACGGCAACGCGTTCACCTGGACGTCGACCCCGCTGAGGACAGAGCAGGAGGCACAGCGTCTGGCCGCCCCCGCGGCCGGCCGCGTCTGGGAGGTGGCGAGCGCGCACCGCACCAACCACGTCGGAAAGCCGACCGCCTACCGGCTGCACCCGCAGGGCGGGCCGACGCTGATGGCCCAGCCGGAGTCCACCGTGCACGGCCGCGCCACCTTCGCGACCAAGCACCTCTGGGGCACCGCCTTCGACGCCGCCGAGCGCTTCCCCGCCGGCGACTACCCGAACGCACACCAGGGCGGGGCCGGCCTGCCGGCCTGGACGGCGGCCGACCGCGACCTGGACGGCACCGACATCGTGCTCTGGCACGTCTTCGGCCCGACCCACGTGCCGCGCCCGGAGGACTGGCCGATCATGCCCGTCGACTACTCCGGCTTCATGCTCAAGCCGCACGGATTCCTCGACCGCAACCCGGCAATGGATGTGCCCGACGGCGTGCGGCCAGGCGCCGGGGCGTGCGCCAGCACCGGCGACGCGGAGTGCCGCTGCGCGCACTAG